The stretch of DNA ATTTGTACCCATTGGTAGAAATTATAATCAGAGATTCCAAAAGAACTATTATTTACACATAATGGCCAGTCGCGACATGCTAAATTTGAATCTGTATGTCTTACTAATGCTCCAGAGTACACAACGCACATTGTATAAAAAGAAATCGCATAAATTTCAATTCGGTGAGTTTTATTAATATGTATATCTTCTGTATGCAATTTCTTATCTATTTCAAATAACTGAAGCATTAATAAAAAGACTGCCGCAAAACAGACTAAGGATATACCGAAATGAGTTGCTAAAGCAAAGTCTGATTGCCCCCATACTACAGCTGCTGCACCAATCAATGCCTGAAGGATCATTAATGATAGGGCGGAAAACGCTAGAAACACGACCTCTTTATTATGGCGAAGTTCTTTCCAAACTAGGTAAGTTAAGTAAACAATTAATATCCCTACAACACCAGTAACTCCTCGATGACTCAATTCTATAAACATCTCAAATGATATCTTCGTCGGAAGAAATTGCCCTTCACATAGTGGCCAACTATTTCCGCAGCCATCAGCAGATCCGGTTTTGGTTACTAGAGCACCACCTAGTAATAGTGGAATCATACAGATCGTAGATATAACGGATAGAATTTTTAATTTTTTTGTCATAGAAGTAGCCTCGCTTTGATTTTTTCTATCTATAACCATGATAATCGTAAAGAGATAGCGATTGCAATGAAATAGTTATGAACAAAATATGAACACTTTTAAATGACAGACAAATTATATATTATCATGATTTGGAAATGTTTACATTAGCGTTTTCAAAAAAGACTTGCATATTTTAAATTTGTTTGCTAGAAATAGAGTATGGAATAGCATGTTTAAAACATGTCATGACATAGCATAGACAAAATTTGACGGATGGTACATAATAACGAGTATGTTCGGATTGTTTCACATTTTTGTCACATATTAATGTTCAATATGTTGTAAAATATTACATGGAAGTTCATTAGATTGTACGAATTATACGTGATACCAATGAAATTGTAAGCAGAATAGGATAGAATAAAAATATATTCTTATTCTGGTTATTATTATGTCTTCTTACTGAAGTGTGAAGGGGGGATACAATGAATAAAGTAGAAATGACCTATTCCGAGTTAATAGGCAATACCTCTATCTCTAATAAACAAAAGGTTGTAATGTTTACTTCTGAGATAAAGGCATTAATAAAAATTGGGA from Oceanobacillus iheyensis HTE831 encodes:
- a CDS encoding COX15/CtaA family protein; its protein translation is MTKKLKILSVISTICMIPLLLGGALVTKTGSADGCGNSWPLCEGQFLPTKISFEMFIELSHRGVTGVVGILIVYLTYLVWKELRHNKEVVFLAFSALSLMILQALIGAAAVVWGQSDFALATHFGISLVCFAAVFLLMLQLFEIDKKLHTEDIHINKTHRIEIYAISFYTMCVVYSGALVRHTDSNLACRDWPLCVNNSSFGISDYNFYQWVQMGHRLAAGILFIWTVILTIRMVKHYKNSKVFYWSWLITLGLITLQVLFGALIIFTSLNLAIALFHALFITCYFGMLSFFMHLSFRAKRREKYSNQS